The following are encoded together in the Anopheles nili chromosome 3, idAnoNiliSN_F5_01, whole genome shotgun sequence genome:
- the LOC128725197 gene encoding CD63 antigen, with product MALSTSANLIKYLLFLFNFFFVITGVIIMAVGLTVQGAYHSFRDILDAKFFSIPTFLVVIGSFIFVIAFFGCCGAYKENYCMTLTFSVLLILIFILELAAGISGYVLRNDTRELVSNALNSSMKSYGNEHSGDITLIWDEIQVDFDCCGVDGSLDWSRANSNKFNETFLPMTCCRPLTGAVGYVSCPDANNSTLRTTGCINSFGDFIKAHAVSLGAAGVALAVIQFFGILFACYLAKQIKIHGVTTY from the exons ATGGCTCTATCAACGAGtgcaaatttaataaaatatttactatTTCTATTCAACTTTTTCTTTGTG ATCACCGGGGTGATCATAATGGCTGTCGGTTTAACCGTGCAAGGTGCATACCACAGTTTCCGTGATATTCTGGATGCGAAGTTTTTCAGCATACCCACTTTCTTGGTTGTGATTGGGTCTTTTATTTTCGTAATCGCCTTCTTCGGATGCTGTGGAGCCTATAAGGAAAACTACTGCATGACTCTAACG TTCTCCGTCCTGTTGATCCTGATATTCATTCTGGAGTTGGCAGCTGGTATTAGTGGATACGTGCTTCGCAACGATACTCGAGAGCTCGTGAGCAACGCATTAAATTCCTCGATGAAAAGCTACGGCAACGAACATAGTGGCGATATTACACTAATTTGGGATGAGATCCAGGTTGAC TTCGATTGCTGTGGTGTTGATGGCAGTTTGGATTGGTCCCGCGCTAACTCGAACAAGTTTAATGAAACATTCCTTCCGATGACCTGCTGTCGACCTCTTACTG GCGCGGTTGGATATGTATCTTGCCCCGATGCGAACAACAGCACCCTTCGCACTACTGGATGCATTAATTCGTTTGGAGATTTCATCAAGGCACACGCTGTAAGCCTAGGTGCCGCTGGTGTAGCGCTGGCCGTTATTCAG TTCTTTGGCATTCTATTTGCTTGCTATTTGGCTAAACAAATCAAGATTCATGGCGTGACCACCTACTGA
- the LOC128725280 gene encoding NADH dehydrogenase [ubiquinone] 1 alpha subcomplex subunit 13, protein MSSPAKLQDLPPKEGYQSIPFKRVPAKTYFKGWHMIAGYAGISTFGLFLYWLNVKENHRNDVEMRSARNVIYPLLLAERDREYLKQLRRNRDEEAELMKNVEGWEVGTWYGEPVFKTLPKDKLVEPTFQEFYVHTDYKHMAKRADIKLMN, encoded by the exons ATGAGCAGCCCAGCAAAGCTTCAGGACCTGCCACCAAAAGAAGGTTATCAAAGCATCCCATTCAAGCGGGTGCCCGCTAAAACTTACTTTAAAG GTTGGCATATGATTGCGGGTTACGCTGGTATATCCACCTTTGGACTGTTTCTGTACTGGCTCAATGTAAAGGAAAACCACCGGAATGATGTCGAAATGCGCTCTGCTAGAAATGTCATCTATCCGTTGCTCCTTGCCGAGCGTGATCGTGAGTACTTGAAACAGCTTCGGCGAAACCGTGACGAAGAAGCGGAACTGATGAAGAACGTCGAGGGATGGGAG GTTGGCACCTGGTACGGAGAACCAGTATTCAAGACGCTCCCGAAGGATAAGTTGGTCGAACCAACTTTCCAAGAGTTTTACGTTCACACCGACTACAAACATATGGCTAAACGTGCAGACATTAAGCTGATGAATTAA